A portion of the Lolium rigidum isolate FL_2022 chromosome 1, APGP_CSIRO_Lrig_0.1, whole genome shotgun sequence genome contains these proteins:
- the LOC124649844 gene encoding chloroplastic group IIA intron splicing facilitator CRS1, chloroplastic-like, with protein sequence MKDQNSLNPEEGVNKLAHAHYNLGDGLINLIQDYPSDEQLALEVAPFVDQVVNDAIDSNINTSLDYVADPLDDEVMEDSSEDQNIFLLGEIEMVPPGLAHLQLQLGRVSTSWITPAPSTRLRSPTNTVRHGATSTSPLGPRFIDWWWNAPLSVDADLLPQVVPGYKTPFRQCPPGVGTTLADGELTYLCKLARPLSTHFALGRTTKLHGLAAAILKLWKKSLIAKIAVKVGIQNTSNEKMAWNLKAMQHLIGGTIILRNKAFIILYRGKDFLPGGVKRFVIDQEARIDAQHVKEEEARLTVIDSLQIYAGLPSEESSVGTFREYQDFQVNYVHETTENNQAMVELEAEKHRLEKELRLFIHIKKIERSNQTLAKLHSSWNPSEPSSDKELLTKEEMMIFRKIGLKMDEHVLLGRRGIFDGVIEEIHQHWKHKEIVKVITKQTRAYQITYTSMLLEVETGGMLIATQKLTNSHAIIIYRGQNYRRPTKSEASNLLTKREALQRSVEVQRRGLMKYYVWETQKSIEELNWTLANVTMKIRKLT encoded by the exons ATGAAAGATCAGAATAGCTTGAACCCTGAAGAGGGGGTCAATAAGCTGGCCCATGCACATTATAACCTTGGGGATGGCTTAATTAATTTAATCCAAGATTATCCTTCTGATGAACAACTTGCTTTAGAGGTTGCTCCTTTTGTTGATCAAGTTGTAAATGATGCCATAGATAGCAACATAAATACCTCCTTGGATTATGTGGCTGATCCTTTGGATGATGAGGTCATGGAGGATAGTTCTGAGGACCAAAATATCTTCCTTCTTGGAGAAATTGAGATGGTGCCACCTGGATTAGCTCACTTGCAGCTGCAACTTGGAAGAGT GAGCACCAGTTGGATTACCCCCGCGCCGTCCACTCGCCTCCGCTCCCCAACAAACACAGTCCGCCATGGCGCCACCTCCACTTCCCCTTTGGGCCCTCGGTTTATAGATTGGTGGTGGAACGCACCATTGTCTGTGGATGCTGATCTCCTTCCACAAGTTGTCCCAGGCTACAAGACACCATTTAGACAATGTCCACCTGGTGTGGGAACGACACTAGCAGATGGGGAGCTAACATACTTGTGCAAGCTTGCACGTCCTTTGTCGACACATTTTGCCCTAG GCAGAACTACAAAACTACATGGTTTGGCTGCTGCTATTCTAAAGCTTTGGAAAAAGAGCCTTATAGCAAAGATTGCAGTGAAAGTGGGTATCCAGAATACCAGTAATGAGAAAATGGCGTGGAATCTTAAGGCAA TGCAACATCTTATTGGAGGAACTATCATATTGAGAAACAAGGCTTTTATTATTCTATATagaggcaaggattttcttcctGGTGGAGTTAAGCGGTTTGTTATTGACCAAGAGGCTCGGATAGATGCTCAGCATGTGAAGGAAGAAGAAGCCCGATTAACGGTGATTGACTCCCTTCAGATATATGCTGGTTTACCATCCGAGGAAAGTTCTGTGGGGACTTTCAGGGAGTATCAGGATTTCCAGGTTAACTATGTGCATGAAACAACTGAAAACAACCAGGCCATGGTAGAACTAGAGGCCGAGAAGCACAGATTGGAGAAGGAACTGAGGCTTTTCATT CACATTAAGAAGATTGAAAGATCCAaccagacgctagcaaagcttcaTAGTTCTTGGAACCCATCAGAGCCATCTTCAGACAAAGAACTCTTGACAAAGGAGGAAATGATGATATTCCGAAAGATTGGCCTAAAGATGGATGAGCATGTGCTCCTTG GAAGACGCGGTATCTTTGATGGTGTAATTGAAGAGATTCATCAACACTGGAAACACAAAGAGATTGTGAAAGTAATTACGAAGCAGACTCGAGCTTACCAGATAACATACACATCGATGCTGCTTGAGGTTGAGACGGGAGGAATGTTAATAGCAACACAAAAGCTCACAAACAGCCACGCCATAATAATTTACCGTGGGCAAAATTATCGCCGCCCAACAAAATCAGAAGCCAGTAACCTCCTGACCAAAAGAGAAGCATTGCAAAGATCAGTTGAGGTTCAGCGACGAGGG TTGATGAAATACTATGTTTGGGAGACACAGAAATCCATCGAGGAATTGAACTGGACACTG GCCAACGTGACAATGAAAATCAGGAAACTGACCTAG